One genomic region from Rosa rugosa chromosome 1, drRosRugo1.1, whole genome shotgun sequence encodes:
- the LOC133725484 gene encoding uncharacterized protein LOC133725484, producing MQIFPENLSILWNLWEIRVMVLSSLMLQAILMLFGNWRKFCTSKWLKLLWLAYLSADWVATVSLSILSSSSNSKENGIKSVDPNQVLSAFWAPFLLLHLGGQDTITAYSLEDNELWWRHLLVLVVQVTIAFYVILRAWSDHALNYLAIPIFASGIIKFAERTWVFRSASSKHFRESMFADPDPGPNYSKFMDEYLSKKNQGLEVNLGRVIEVPTGADYSFTPTAHNIISNAANLRHAHHFFEAQFFKRLFADLVLGISEIFYSQSFFKNRSSDEAFRVIEIELGFMYDLFYTKAVLYNAKGAFLRFISSVTVISVSVAFLIIIDTHDYKRENMIITYILLAGAVILEVSAGIKLLCSDWAMLWLSKFWEVGFLYPVISPLLSSSAQRKRWSNMFTRYNLLRPFLEEKPVKIPWRSKMSKNSEEVPGELKELIFQQLLKKSKSATEFGACKELCARRGDWVLINEDLHEKLGWSIEEEFDKSILLWHIATDVCYYDDMKKYSNKFHDSNCEDSKMLSEYMFYLLVKRPFMLPNGIAKIRLKDTCAEANKFFEQRNCTRNYELACENLLEVSTVIRPAEIKGDKSKSVLFDACRLAKALQSLEKKEKWENTKKWELMSHVWVEMLCYAASQCRWNHHGQQLRRGGELLTHVWFLMAHLGITEQREKGHSRALFNVW from the coding sequence ATGCAGATTTTCCCAGAAAACCTGAGCATATTATGGAACTTGTGGGAAATCCGTGTTATGGTGCTATCAAGCCTCATGTTACAGGCCATTCTCATGCTGTTCGGCAACTGGAGAAAGTTCTGCACCAGCAAATGGCTCAAGTTACTGTGGCTTGCCTACTTGTCTGCAGATTGGGTTGCAACAGTCTCGCTCAGCATACTCTCCAGTTCCAGCAATTCTAAGGAGAATGGAATCAAATCTGTAGACCCTAACCAGGTTCTCTCGGCATTCTGGGCTCCTTTTCTGCTGCTTCACCTTGGTGGCCAAGACACCATTACCGCATACTCATTGGAAGACAATGAGTTGTGGTGGAGGCACCTATTAGTACTAGTGGTTCAGGTGACTATAGCTTTTTATGTCATTTTAAGAGCTTGGTCTGATCATGCGCTTAACTATCTAGCTATTCCAATCTTTGCCTCCGGGATTATCAAATTTGCGGAACGAACTTGGGTTTTCAGGTCTGCAAGCAGTAAGCACTTCAGAGAGTCTATGTTTGCTGATCCTGACCCTGGGCCGAACTACTCCAAATTCATGGATGAATACCTATCCAAAAAGAATCAAGGATTGGAGGTTAACTTAGGGAGAGTGATTGAAGTTCCCACCGGAGCTGATTATTCCTTCACCCCTACAGCTCACAACATCATTTCAAATGCAGCCAATTTGCGACATGCCCATCATTTCTTCGAGGCTCAGTTTTTCAAGCGACTATTTGCTGATCTCGTACTCGGCATCTCTGAAATTTTTTACAGCCAATCCTTCTTCAAGAACAGATCCTCTGATGAAGCTTTCAGAGTTATTGAGATTGAGCTCGGTTTTATGTATGATTTGTTTTATACCAAGGCAGTTCTTTATAATGCCAAGGGTGCCTTCCTGCGGTTTATCAGTTCAGTCACAGTCATTTCTGTTTCTGTGGCCTTCTTGATCATCATCGACACGCATGATTACAAAAGGGAAAACATGATCATCACGTACATATTGCTGGCCGGAGCTGTCATTTTAGAAGTCTCTGCTGGAATTAAATTACTTTGCTCAGATTGGGCAATGCTATGGCTGAGCAAGTTCTGGGAGGTGGGTTTCTTGTATCCAGTTATTTCACCTCTCTTGTCTTCCTCTGCTCAGAGAAAAAGGTGGTCTAATATGTTTACACGTTACAATTTACTGAGACCTTTTCTTGAGGAGAAGCCTGTGAAGATCCCTTGGAGATCCAAAATGTCCAAGAATTCAGAGGAGGTTCCTGGAGAGTTGAAAGAACTAATATTTCAGCAGCTTTTGAAGAAATCAAAGAGTGCGACGGAATTTGGTGCTTGCAAGGAACTATGTGCTCGTAGGGGTGATTGGGTTCTTATTAATGAGGATCTTCATGAGAAACTTGGCTGGAGCATTGAAGAAGAATTCGATAAGAGCATTCTTCTTTGGCATATTGCGACAGACGTCTGCTATTATGATGATATGAAGAAGTACTCAAACAAGTTCCATGACTCGAATTGTGAAGACAGCAAGATGTTATCAGAGTATATGTTCTATCTCCTAGTCAAGCGTCCCTTTATGCTTCCCAATGGGATTGCAAAAATCAGGTTGAAAGACACATGTGCTGAAGCCAATAAGTTCTTTGAACAAAGAAATTGCACAAGAAACTACGAGCTGGCTTGCGAGAATTTACTTGAGGTGAGCACTGTAATTCGTCCGGCTGAAATAAAAGGAGACAAAAGCAAGTCGGTGCTATTTGATGCATGCAGACTTGCTAAAGCTTTGCAATCGctggaaaagaaggaaaaatgggAGAATACAAAGAAGTGGGAGTTAATGAGTCATGTATGGGTGGAAATGCTATGTTATGCAGCCAGTCAATGTCGATGGAATCATCATGGTCAGCAACTCAGGCGAGGTGGAGAGCTGCTCACTCATGTCTGGTTTCTTATGGCACATCTTGGAATAACTGAACAGCGTGAAAAGGGTCATTCTAGAGCTTTGTTTAATGTTTGGTGA
- the LOC133725483 gene encoding putative inactive disease susceptibility protein LOV1, protein MAGVFDLCCIFLGFYVLCVVASELAYRYSKGKYKWIKRELKFLSALLKDFDEVTMSGNQITQEIGVTMQVMKEREENWKKRARTVADEATLALQSFAKLTKRRSYHKRLLYVILDPVAVVDAVLAMNMFEQRINNIVGMNRKGVKQTTGASDINVSLEQSRSKIRSLMNRFSVDEIESVRSRPPRADELTLYPKYVTTGHLDLLCGIHHEQIKSAAMHLQLLHAFMEDLQRLKVVESDMERCWMTEAIETIEEAKAVINRNQRMWLSEFSDGMARRKLKKGIMHIGARISDLQETKEKYGIKFIRRQSSKSANRFPQQHASQYLPTTDDTCLSSPVRNIRNWLSQVQETSTNSVQDELEQVHKLLQHTKGTEDYGAVNLRNTCWELLKKKASEADQQLMSNIPSRMILTRIKNTLSLLLRCLQVYSIEVRVDSCSVVGLEEDIHALVSTLTTESGSASSIISIVGMKGIGKTTLAKKVYDHDAIRSHFKVRRWVSIPQQYDDENALFSSAGNQVLETQNKGYEKQLLMKSMQDFFKELGMKNSRCLLIFDNVSSNKEMYALKTAFSPGRNGSIVLITRNKTVGSNADQNSIPHQVRLRTKEESWELFSQMVEFSAEEMTSAKEVVGWKLGGLPLDIMTVGFLLWGKKVTSEEVFRAVDRITQGQNQSPWSENLAMIEEELQFHMILRKCFSYFKLFPRESEIPIRRILASLVAQGFVQLSRDQKINLESVALEYLSELIGRSMIQVVQRKPNGMFKTCRMPPAVHDLLFEDKAKQSFSYATTGFEGQLAFQFDDNGTGASFLPIHGLNTSLPNALRKERILVFENGEGNKPRMEGEFLGRRIMAGAFSQLLVLDFECVSVSQLPTILGKLKQLAYLGLRRTELETIPASIGNLVNLQTLDLKHTHVHTLPGSIWKLKNLRHLYMHQRCRIKFMALPTAISMRNLQTLSGIFLGKINLVKDRLDKLIHLRKLELAFQLKPTEQKVLEKWIVKLTCLQSLKLKSFSANGELPKLERISDLKNLHSLYLFGKLEYSFITRLPESLTHLTLAASSLRKDPMPELGKLPKLKSLSLKSGSYQGTGMVCSTDYFPLLFVLKLWNLDTLGKLDLHEGAMQNLREFEIKFCNNFTSTTGLEHLKNLQKYRVN, encoded by the coding sequence atggcCGGAGTATTCGACCTCTGTTGCATTTTCCTTGGGTTTTACGTCCTTTGTGTCGTCGCAAGCGAACTTGCTTACAGATACTCAAAGGGGAAGTACAAGTGGATTAAAAGAGAACTGAAGTTTTTGAGTGCTCTTCTTAAAGATTTTGACGAGGTTACCATGTCAGGGAATCAAATAACACAGGAAATTGGAGTGACTATGCAAGTAATGAAGGAGAGGGAGGAAAACTGGAAGAAGAGAGCAAGAACTGTTGCTGATGAAGCAACCTTGGCCCTTCAAAGCTTTGCAAAACTGACGAAGAGAAGAAGTTATCACAAGCGGCTTCTTTACGTCATTCTTGATCCGGTAGCGGTGGTTGATGCTGTCCTTGCAATGAACATGTTCGAGCAGAGGATAAATAATATTGTTGGGATGAATCGGAAAGGAGTGAAGCAGACCACAGGTGCCAGTGACATTAATGTATCACTGGAGCAGTCAAGGTCCAAGATCAGAAGCCTTATGAATAGATTCAGTGTTGATGAGATTGAGTCGGTCAGGTCCAGACCACCAAGAGCTGATGAATTGACTTTATATCCAAAGTACGTGACGACTGGACACCTAGATTTGTTGTGTGGCATTCATCATGAGCAAATAAAGTCCGCCGCGATGCATTTACAGCTACTGCATGCTTTCATGGAAGATTTACAGCGGCTCAAAGTGGTGGAAAGTGATATGGAAAGGTGCTGGATGACAGAAGCAATTGAAACCATTGAGGAAGCAAAGGCTGTCATCAACAGAAATCAGAGAATGTGGCTTTCAGAATTCAGTGATGGGATGGCCAGGCGGAAGCTTAAGAAGGGTATAATGCACATTGGCGCCCGCATCTCTGACCTTcaggaaacaaaagaaaaatatggtATCAAATTCATCCGGCGACAATCATCAAAATCTGCCAACAGGTTTCCTCAACAGCATGCCTCTCAATACCTTCCAACTACAGATGATACTTGTTTGTCATCTCCGGTCAGGAACATTCGTAATTGGCTCAGTCAAGTGCAAGAAACAAGCACCAACTCAGTACAAGATGAATTGGAGCAGGTTCATAAACTCTTGCAACATACAAAAGGAACTGAAGATTATGGTGCTGTTAATTTAAGAAATACTTGCTGGGAGCTACTGAAAAAAAAAGCATCCGAAGCAGACCAGCAATTGATGTCAAACATTCCCTCAAGAATGATATTAACCCGAATTAAGAATACTCTTAGTCTTCTTCTGAGATGCCTACAAGTATATTCAATTGAGGTAAGGGTGGATTCATGCTCGGTAGTTGGTTTGGAAGAAGACATACATGCACTGGTCTCAACTCTCACTACTGAGAGTGGATCTGCTAGTTCTATCATATCCATTGTGGGGATGAAAGGCATCGGTAAGACCACACTGGCCAAGAAAGTATATGACCATGATGCCATTCGAAGCCATTTTAAAGTCCGTCGTTGGGTATCTATACCTCAACAGTATGATGATGAAAACGCACTTTTCAGTAGTGCGGGAAACCAGGTGCTGGAGACGCAAAATAAGGGGTACGAAAAACAACTGTTGATGAAATCAATGCAGGATTTCTTCAAGGAACTTGGTATGAAAAACTCCAGGTGCCTCTTAATTTTTGACAATGTCTCGTCAAACAAAGAAATGTATGCTCTCAAGACAGCATTTTCCCCAGGGAGAAATGGGAGTATTGTTCTAATCACACGCAACAAGACCGTTGGTTCAAATGCTGATCAAAATAGCATTCCCCACCAAGTTCGGCTACGAACTAAAGAAGAGAGCTGGGAGCTTTTTAGCCAAATGGTGGAGTTCTCTGCTGAAGAAATGACTAGTGCAAAGGAAGTTGTAGGATGGAAACTTGGAGGCCTCCCACTTGACATCATGACTGTTGGCTTTCTACTGTGGGGGAAGAAAGTCACATCCGAGGAAGTTTTCAGGGCGGTTGACCGTATCACTCAAGGACAGAACCAAAGTCCATGGTCAGAGAATCTGGCAATGATTGAAGAAGAGTTGCAGTTCCATATGATTCTGAGAAAATGTTTTTCTTATTTCAAACTCTTCCCTAGAGAATCTGAAATCCCCATTAGAAGAATTCTGGCTTCCTTAGTTGCACAAGGGTTTGTACAATTAAGCAGAGATCAGAAAATAAATCTAGAAAGTGTAGCATTGGAGTATTTATCAGAGTTGATTGGCCGGAGTATGATTCAAGTAGTTCAAAGGAAGCCTAATGGAATGTTCAAGACATGTCGCATGCCTCCTGCTGTGCATGATCTCTTGTTTGAAGACAAAGCCAAACAATCATTCTCATACGCAACTACAGGTTTTGAAGGGCAACTTGCCTTTCAGTTTGATGATAATGGTACTGGTGCCAGTTTCCTTCCCATTCATGGTCTCAACACAAGTTTGCCAAATGCTTTGAGGAAAGAAAGAATTCTAGTTTTTGAGAATGGAGAAGGAAACAAACCAAGAATGGAAGGTGAATTTCTTGGCAGACGCATTATGGCTGGTGCCTTCTCGCAGCTACTGGTTCTAGACTTTGAATGTGTAAGCGTCTCTCAATTGCCGACAATCCTTGGAAAACTAAAGCAGCTGGCATATCTTGGCTTAAGACGGACTGAGCTGGAGACGATTCCAGCATCTATAGGGAACTTGGTGAATCTTCAAACCCTGGATTTGAAGCATACTCATGTTCACACTCTCCCTGGTTCAATTTGGAAACTGAAGAATCTTCGGCATCTATACATGCACCAGAGATGTCGAATCAAATTTATGGCTTTACCAACGGCCATTTCAATGAGGAATCTGCAGACACTATCAGGTATATTCTTGGGTAAGATTAACCTTGTAAAGGACCGGCTTGACAAGTTGATCCACCTTCGAAAACTGGAATTGGCATTCCAGCTGAAACCAACAGAGCAAAAGGTGTTGGAAAAGTGGATTGTGAAGCTAACATGTTTACAGTCTTTAAAGTTGAAATCATTTAGTGCAAATGGTGAACTTCCAAAGCTAGAGCGTATCTCAGACCTTAAGAACCTGCACAGCCTATATTTATTTGGAAAGCTTGAATACTCATTCATCACTCGACTGCCTGAAAGCCTCACTCATCTTACCTTAGCAGCTTCTAGCCTCAGAAAAGATCCAATGCCAGAGTTAGGGAAGCTTCCAAAGCTGAAATCACTTTCTCTGAAGTCTGGTTCTTATCAAGGAACAGGAATGGTATGCTCTACTGATTATTTTCCCCTGCTTTTTGTTCTCAAACTTTGGAATCTAGATACTCTGGGGAAATTGGATTTGCATGAAGGAGCAATGCAAAATCTTAGGGAGTTTGAGATTAAATTTTGCAACAACTTTACAAGCACTACTGGATTGGAACATTTAAAGAACCTCCAGAAATATAGAGTGAACTGA